A stretch of the Acomys russatus chromosome 23, mAcoRus1.1, whole genome shotgun sequence genome encodes the following:
- the Trmt10a gene encoding tRNA methyltransferase 10 homolog A, with protein sequence MSSETLPASIEPASVESKLGGSASEEERQEPRTDAGTETMSKRQMKKLLKQKQWEEQREQRKEKRKEKRKRKKLERQCQLESSSDGNDRKRIRRDVVHSSLRLIIDCSFDDLMVLKDIKKLHKQIQRCYAENRRAAHPVQFYLTSHGGQLKKNMNENDKGWVNWKDIHIKSEHYSEVIKKEDLVYLTSDSPNVLKDLDESKAYVIGGLVDHNHHKGLTFKQASSYGIEHAQLPLADFVKMNSRKVLAVNHVFEIILEFLETRDWQEAFFTILPQRKGAVPAHKACESSPQDQQSRPGEWDSASEGEHCRSDPGLPQREKQGQRSSLVSAASPVPQEPSLPSSR encoded by the exons ATGTCATCTGAAACGCTGCCAGCATCTATTGAGCCTGCTAGTGTAGAAAGCAAGCTGGGCGGGAGtgccagtgaagaggagagacaggagccAAGAACTGATGCAGGCACCGAGACAATGTCGAAACGACAAATGAAGAAGCTGCTGAAGCAGAAGCAATGGGAAGAGCAGCGAGAGCAGCGCAA agaaaaacgaaaagaaaaacgcaagagaaagaaattagaacgACAGTGTCAACTGGAATCCAGCTCGGATGGAAATGACAGAAAGCGTATTCGGAGAGAtgttgttcatagcagcctccgCCTTATCATCGACTGCAGCTTTGATGACTTAATGGTGTTAAAG GATATTAAGAAACTTCATAAACAGATTCAACGATGTTATGCAGAAAACCGGCGAGCAGCACATCCCGTGCAG TTTTACCTGACAAGCCACGGAGGCCAACTGAAGAAGAACATGAATGAAAATGACAAAGGATGGGTCAACTGGAAG GATATCCACATCAAGTCGGAGCACTACAGTGAAGTCATAAAAAAAGAGGACCTGGTCTATCTGACGTCAGACTCACCAAATGTCCTGAAAGACTTGGATGAGTCCAAGGCCTACGTGATTGGAGGGTTAGTGGACCACAACCATCATAAG GGACTGACTTTTAAACAAGCATCCAGTTATGGAATTGAACATGCACAGCTCCCTCTAGCAGATTTTGTGAAGATGAACAGTCGAAAAGTCTTGGCAGTTAATCATG TGTTTGAAATTATCCTGGAGTTCTTGGAAACAAGAGACTGGCAAGAGGCATTTTTTACAATCTTACCCCAACGGAAAGGAGCTGTTCCTGCACACAAGGCCTGTGAAAGCTCTCCTCAGGATCAGCAGTCCAGGCCAGGAGAATGGGACAGTGCTAGCGAGGGAGAGCATTGCAGGAGTGACCCTGGCTTGccacagagagagaagcagggccAGCGAAGCAGCCTGGTGTCTGCAGCGAGCCCTGTCCCACAGGAGccttccctgccctcctctcGCTGA